Proteins encoded within one genomic window of Chlorobaculum sp. MV4-Y:
- a CDS encoding GNAT family N-acetyltransferase, giving the protein MSPDIIIRKETREDFRAISDGTTEAFATLEISNHTEQFIIEALRAAGALAISLVAELGGRVVGHIAFSSVSMSDGTTGWFGLGPVSVLPEVFFALPFEGQSPQGMVTFHEAFMASGPAS; this is encoded by the coding sequence ATGAGTCCGGACATCATTATCAGGAAAGAAACGCGGGAAGACTTTCGCGCGATCAGCGATGGAACTACAGAAGCTTTTGCGACGCTCGAAATCAGCAATCATACCGAGCAGTTTATCATCGAGGCGTTGCGCGCCGCCGGAGCGTTAGCCATTTCGCTGGTAGCGGAGCTGGGCGGACGGGTAGTCGGGCACATCGCCTTCTCGTCAGTGAGCATGTCAGATGGAACAACGGGATGGTTCGGCCTCGGGCCGGTGTCGGTGCTGCCGGAGGTCTTTTTCGCCCTTCCGTTCGAGGGGCAGAGCCCGCAAGGTATGGTGACGTTCCACGAAGCATTCATGGCCAGCGGTCCCGCATCATAA
- a CDS encoding CsgG/HfaB family protein, whose product MAVDLKVIDVETGEIYDARTVEATSKSSGVSVGVYRDGFGGHLSEYKNTPVGKAIRACIIEITDYLQCSLVEGKDSGCMDEYNQKERNRREKTRNAIDLE is encoded by the coding sequence ATGGCGGTCGATCTGAAGGTGATCGATGTGGAGACCGGCGAGATTTATGACGCCAGGACGGTCGAGGCGACCTCGAAATCGAGTGGCGTCAGCGTCGGCGTGTACCGCGACGGCTTTGGCGGTCACCTCAGCGAGTACAAGAACACTCCTGTCGGCAAAGCGATCCGCGCCTGCATCATCGAAATTACCGATTATCTGCAATGCTCGCTCGTGGAAGGCAAGGACAGCGGCTGCATGGATGAGTACAACCAGAAAGAGAGGAATCGCCGGGAGAAGACCAGAAACGCCATCGACCTCGAATAA
- a CDS encoding acyloxyacyl hydrolase yields the protein MQKKLFRLFISLLLACSFIPVKLDAAPADTHDGVYLDEIAIGSGYAWGHLKFTHADFNAVPIFVRFGFNMNSVFGMRDSKGTLQLALEPFCNPVTEPESGVETGLNVFFRYLHPIAPSVKLVGEIGSGPMYLSIDSREQGDAGFNFLNQFGLGAQVAVSENSAITLGYRFRHLSNAGTSEPNRGINSNAVVLSYSLLY from the coding sequence ATGCAAAAAAAGTTGTTCCGGTTATTCATATCTCTGCTGCTCGCGTGCAGTTTCATCCCCGTCAAGCTCGATGCCGCGCCCGCTGATACTCACGACGGCGTCTATCTCGACGAAATCGCCATCGGCTCCGGCTACGCATGGGGGCATCTGAAGTTCACCCACGCTGATTTCAACGCGGTGCCGATCTTTGTGCGCTTTGGCTTCAACATGAACTCCGTGTTCGGCATGAGAGACAGCAAGGGGACGCTCCAGCTTGCGCTCGAACCATTCTGCAATCCCGTCACCGAACCTGAATCAGGAGTCGAGACCGGTCTGAATGTTTTCTTCCGCTATCTTCACCCGATCGCGCCTTCGGTGAAGCTGGTCGGCGAAATCGGTTCCGGTCCGATGTACCTGAGTATCGACAGCCGGGAGCAGGGTGATGCCGGGTTCAACTTCCTGAACCAGTTCGGCCTTGGCGCTCAGGTTGCCGTTTCCGAGAACAGTGCCATCACCCTTGGCTACCGTTTTCGCCACCTGTCAAACGCGGGCACCAGCGAACCGAACCGCGGCATCAACAGCAACGCCGTAGTGCTGAGCTACTCGCTGCTCTACTGA
- a CDS encoding fumarate reductase/succinate dehydrogenase flavoprotein subunit: MIQLKANAPDVPLPEQWDAYKAGSKLVSPNNKRKLDIIVVGTGLAGASAAATLGQLGYNVKSFCYQDTPRRAHSIAAQGGINAAKNYQNDGDNVFRLFYDTIKGGDYRSRESNVYRLASISPEIIDLCVAQGVPFAREYGGLLANRSFGGAQVSRTFYARGQTGQQLLIGAYSALSRQIAEGRVKLYSRRDVLDIVVVDGKARGIIARNLVTGEIERHSAHAVVLATGGYGNVFYLSTNAMGSNVTPAWSAYKKGALFANPCFTQIHPTCIPVHGEFQSKLTLMSESLRNDGRIWVPKEKSDAELIRQKKLRPEQIHESKRDYYLERRYPAFGNLVPRDVASRAAKERCDAGYGVGSTGLAVYLDFADAIERLGRTEISARYGNLFQMYQRIVDDNPYRMPMMIYPAVHYTMGGLWVDYELMTTVPGLYSIGECNFSDHGANRLGASALMQGLADGYFVLPYTISGYLSHEINTPPIPTTLPEFHLAARDVTDRLDRLKKSNGKESVDHLHRKLGKIMWEYCGMSRNEAGLKRALGLIEELKAEFAAGVKIPGGLKEYNPELEKAWRVEDFIELGDLMVRDALHRKESCGGHFREEYQTPDHEALRNDDEFSYVAAWEYKGGDDEPEMHREELRFETVTPSQRSYK; the protein is encoded by the coding sequence ATGATACAACTGAAAGCCAACGCACCGGACGTGCCGCTCCCGGAGCAGTGGGACGCCTACAAGGCTGGCAGCAAGCTGGTCAGCCCGAACAACAAGCGCAAGCTCGATATCATCGTGGTCGGCACGGGGCTTGCGGGCGCTTCGGCGGCTGCCACGCTCGGCCAGCTCGGCTACAACGTCAAGTCGTTCTGCTACCAGGACACCCCGCGCCGGGCGCACAGCATCGCCGCGCAGGGGGGCATCAACGCCGCGAAAAATTACCAGAACGACGGCGATAACGTCTTCCGGCTTTTCTACGACACCATCAAGGGGGGCGACTACCGGTCACGCGAATCGAACGTTTACCGGCTCGCCTCGATCAGCCCGGAGATCATCGACCTCTGCGTGGCGCAGGGGGTGCCCTTCGCGCGCGAGTACGGAGGCCTGCTCGCTAACCGCTCCTTCGGCGGAGCGCAGGTGTCGCGCACCTTTTACGCGCGGGGACAGACCGGCCAGCAACTGCTCATCGGCGCGTACAGCGCGTTGAGCCGCCAGATCGCCGAGGGGCGCGTGAAGCTCTACAGTCGCCGCGACGTGCTCGACATCGTCGTCGTCGATGGCAAGGCGCGGGGTATCATCGCGCGGAATCTCGTCACCGGCGAAATCGAACGCCACTCGGCGCATGCCGTGGTGCTTGCCACGGGCGGCTACGGCAACGTCTTCTACCTTTCGACCAACGCGATGGGCTCGAACGTCACGCCGGCGTGGAGTGCGTACAAAAAGGGGGCACTCTTCGCCAACCCCTGCTTCACGCAGATTCACCCCACCTGCATTCCGGTGCACGGCGAATTCCAGTCCAAGCTGACGCTGATGAGCGAGAGCCTTCGCAACGACGGACGCATCTGGGTTCCGAAGGAAAAGTCAGACGCCGAGCTGATCCGCCAGAAGAAGCTGCGCCCGGAGCAGATTCACGAGTCGAAGCGCGACTACTACCTCGAACGGCGCTACCCGGCCTTCGGCAACCTCGTGCCACGCGACGTCGCCTCGCGGGCGGCCAAGGAGCGCTGCGACGCGGGCTACGGCGTCGGCTCGACCGGGCTGGCGGTCTATCTGGACTTTGCCGACGCAATCGAGCGGCTGGGCCGCACCGAAATTTCCGCCCGCTATGGCAACCTGTTCCAGATGTACCAGCGCATCGTCGATGACAACCCGTACCGCATGCCGATGATGATCTATCCGGCGGTGCACTACACGATGGGCGGTTTGTGGGTGGACTACGAGCTGATGACCACCGTGCCTGGCCTCTACTCGATCGGCGAGTGCAACTTCTCCGACCACGGAGCAAATCGTCTCGGCGCCTCGGCGCTCATGCAGGGCCTCGCCGACGGCTACTTCGTGCTGCCCTACACCATATCGGGCTACCTCTCGCACGAGATCAATACGCCGCCCATCCCGACCACCCTGCCGGAGTTTCACCTTGCCGCCCGCGACGTAACCGACCGGCTCGACCGGCTCAAAAAGAGCAACGGCAAGGAGTCTGTCGATCACCTCCACCGCAAGCTCGGCAAAATCATGTGGGAGTACTGCGGCATGTCACGCAACGAGGCGGGGCTGAAAAGAGCGCTCGGCCTGATCGAAGAACTGAAGGCGGAGTTCGCTGCTGGTGTGAAGATTCCGGGCGGGCTGAAGGAGTACAATCCTGAACTGGAAAAGGCGTGGCGCGTCGAGGATTTCATCGAACTCGGCGACCTCATGGTGCGCGACGCCCTGCACCGCAAGGAGTCGTGTGGCGGCCACTTCCGCGAGGAGTACCAGACCCCCGACCACGAAGCGCTGCGCAACGATGATGAGTTCTCCTACGTCGCCGCCTGGGAGTACAAGGGGGGCGATGACGAGCCGGAGATGCACCGCGAAGAGCTTCGCTTCGAGACGGTGACGCCATCGCAACGATCCTACAAATAA
- a CDS encoding alpha/beta hydrolase — protein sequence MTNRVTNEPPERRLTGILILHGFTANLESVRELFGPLGRFDLKIAAPLLRGHGAASPDQLRGVTWQAWLDDAEKALETLTGIDGKTVVLGHSMGALLALHLAARHPEQVDSIILATPPIRLNSLLSPGRPFRFLAPLVSHFVDRWELEAKFADPDNAITPEQYEWAPTKTILSMFDLQEETMRITGRVHAPALILQARHESVVLPESAEILTRAIATPHEAKTIIWFEKNRPSDFLRL from the coding sequence ATGACGAATCGGGTTACAAATGAGCCGCCGGAAAGGCGTTTGACAGGAATCCTGATCCTTCACGGATTCACGGCGAACCTCGAAAGCGTCCGGGAGTTGTTCGGCCCACTTGGCCGTTTCGATCTCAAGATTGCCGCGCCGTTGTTGCGCGGCCATGGCGCTGCTTCGCCGGATCAGTTGCGCGGCGTAACCTGGCAAGCGTGGCTCGATGATGCCGAGAAAGCGCTCGAAACGCTGACTGGAATCGATGGCAAGACGGTTGTCCTCGGCCACAGCATGGGTGCGCTGCTTGCACTGCACCTCGCCGCGAGGCATCCGGAGCAGGTCGATTCGATCATTCTTGCCACGCCGCCAATCAGGCTGAACTCTCTGCTCAGCCCCGGACGGCCGTTCCGCTTTCTCGCTCCGCTCGTCAGTCATTTTGTTGACCGCTGGGAATTGGAGGCGAAATTTGCCGATCCCGATAATGCAATCACTCCGGAACAATATGAATGGGCTCCCACAAAAACCATTCTGTCGATGTTCGATCTCCAGGAAGAGACGATGCGGATCACCGGTCGCGTCCACGCGCCAGCGCTGATTCTGCAAGCCCGCCACGAAAGCGTCGTGCTTCCCGAGAGCGCCGAAATCCTGACGCGCGCAATCGCGACTCCGCATGAGGCCAAGACCATCATCTGGTTTGAAAAAAACCGACCATCAGATTTTCTGCGATTGTGA
- a CDS encoding septal ring lytic transglycosylase RlpA family protein, whose protein sequence is MKTQKRIGAFLLMTLLTLQACSTYKGTTTTSRTPQQISPEEAYRLGKLKNKPYLIDGRLYVPMSFDQVYGYEETGLASWYGQETLDQHNGQPTAYGEIFDPGLPSAAHKYLPLPMIVRVTNLENNVSIIVRVNDRGPFVDGRVIDLSMEAAKQLGFYGKGTARVKIESVYR, encoded by the coding sequence ATGAAAACGCAAAAACGGATTGGCGCCTTTCTGCTCATGACGCTCCTGACTCTTCAGGCCTGCTCGACCTACAAGGGCACCACGACCACGTCACGCACTCCCCAGCAAATATCGCCTGAAGAGGCTTACCGGCTTGGCAAGCTCAAGAACAAGCCCTATCTCATCGACGGGCGCCTTTACGTCCCCATGAGCTTCGATCAGGTCTACGGCTACGAAGAGACCGGTCTTGCTTCGTGGTACGGCCAGGAAACGCTCGACCAGCACAACGGACAGCCCACCGCCTATGGTGAAATTTTCGATCCCGGCCTTCCCAGCGCTGCTCACAAATATCTGCCCCTCCCCATGATCGTCAGGGTCACCAACCTTGAAAACAACGTTTCAATCATCGTCCGGGTTAACGACCGAGGGCCCTTTGTCGATGGCCGGGTGATCGACCTGAGCATGGAAGCCGCCAAACAGCTCGGCTTCTACGGCAAAGGCACGGCCAGGGTGAAGATCGAGTCGGTGTACCGCTGA
- a CDS encoding cyclase family protein has translation MRIVDLSHPISPAMPLWPGTPRPEFSDLHSVGRDGFGERWLQLSSHTGTHLDAPAHLLEGEATLDCLPVDRFIGKGALLDLRNPQSEPVSLEQLLLHRATIEQAQFLLLHSGWSWFWGTAKYDRDYPVLSEDAASWLCGVGLKGIGIDAPSFDEPGSEALPVHRCLLGAGLILIENLTALDRLDGHAFFLSALPLPISDAEACPVRAVAVISSFDTK, from the coding sequence GTGCGCATCGTTGACCTGAGCCATCCGATTTCGCCTGCCATGCCGCTCTGGCCGGGGACACCCCGGCCAGAGTTCTCCGATCTCCATTCGGTCGGTCGCGATGGCTTCGGCGAGCGCTGGTTGCAACTCTCCTCGCACACCGGGACGCACCTCGACGCTCCGGCGCACCTTCTCGAAGGCGAGGCCACGCTCGACTGCTTGCCGGTGGATCGCTTCATCGGAAAAGGCGCGTTGCTCGATCTTCGGAATCCTCAGAGCGAACCCGTTTCGCTCGAGCAACTGCTGCTCCATCGCGCAACAATCGAGCAGGCGCAGTTCCTCCTGCTTCATTCCGGCTGGAGCTGGTTCTGGGGGACGGCGAAGTACGACCGCGACTATCCGGTGCTTTCGGAGGACGCGGCGTCGTGGCTCTGCGGAGTCGGGCTGAAAGGCATCGGCATCGACGCGCCTTCGTTCGACGAGCCAGGCTCCGAGGCGTTGCCGGTGCACCGCTGCCTGCTCGGCGCGGGACTTATCCTCATCGAAAATCTCACCGCACTCGACCGGCTCGACGGTCACGCATTTTTCCTTTCTGCTCTACCGCTACCTATCTCTGACGCTGAGGCCTGCCCCGTTCGGGCCGTTGCCGTAATTTCTTCATTCGATACCAAATAG
- the secF gene encoding protein translocase subunit SecF gives MRIFQKTSFNFIKHRKIAYVISSILLIAGMVSLFVRGLNYGIDFKGGSEVVIRFEKTVDVGAVRSIMRDAGVSGLVKQYGLDRSFLLKTDFQGDTSKLKTLISNSLASRLPGNPAQILSVEAVGPSIASDMKMSAIKALAAALVGILLYLSVRFEFKFATAGVAAIFHDVLTVLGLFSLLGGLFDFMPLEVDQSIIAAFLTIAGYSITDTVVVYDRIRERLRGQKPSDYERIFNESMNQTLSRTIITSGTTMLSVIVLFIFAGPAIRSFAFAMFAGILVGTYSSIFVAAPIVFDWQARSKNPIKFRGA, from the coding sequence ATGCGCATTTTTCAGAAAACCAGTTTCAATTTCATCAAGCATCGCAAGATCGCCTATGTCATTTCGTCCATACTGCTCATTGCCGGCATGGTCTCCCTGTTCGTCAGGGGGCTGAACTATGGCATTGATTTCAAGGGTGGTTCGGAGGTGGTCATCCGTTTTGAAAAGACGGTCGATGTCGGTGCGGTGCGCTCGATCATGCGAGACGCCGGGGTGAGTGGTTTGGTCAAGCAATATGGCCTGGACCGCTCATTTCTTCTCAAAACCGATTTTCAGGGGGACACCTCCAAACTCAAGACCCTGATTTCAAATTCGCTCGCTTCGCGCCTGCCGGGCAATCCCGCGCAGATTCTGAGCGTCGAGGCGGTCGGCCCGAGCATCGCCTCCGACATGAAAATGTCGGCCATCAAAGCGCTGGCGGCGGCGCTGGTCGGCATTCTGCTCTACTTGAGTGTGCGTTTCGAGTTCAAGTTCGCCACGGCGGGCGTCGCGGCCATTTTTCACGATGTCTTGACTGTGCTCGGTCTGTTCAGCCTTTTGGGCGGCCTGTTCGATTTCATGCCGCTCGAAGTCGATCAGAGTATCATCGCGGCATTCCTGACCATTGCCGGTTACTCGATCACCGACACGGTTGTCGTTTATGACCGAATCCGTGAGCGCCTGCGCGGCCAGAAGCCATCCGATTACGAGCGGATTTTCAACGAGAGCATGAACCAGACGCTCTCCCGCACCATCATCACCTCCGGCACGACCATGCTTTCGGTGATTGTGCTCTTCATCTTCGCCGGTCCGGCCATCCGCAGCTTCGCCTTCGCCATGTTTGCCGGCATCCTGGTCGGTACCTACTCGTCGATCTTTGTCGCTGCGCCAATCGTTTTCGACTGGCAGGCCCGTTCCAAAAACCCCATCAAGTTCCGTGGCGCCTGA
- a CDS encoding UPF0149 family protein: MSDNFHYKSNNELTPQEYEELEDFLLHESGLKHPMNLDALDGFMTSMIIGPDRLLPEEWLPHVWGAAGSDESPAFQSGKQEERITGLIMQMMNALSHQFEESPEDYAPLPNLTTFNNDEDQRKAARLWCRGFIEGMNMRQDSWKSLLKDEKGAKTVFAISAASGLLREKLNLDEEKEYELWKLIPEAVLEIRDFWRPGHRREKPDAKQPKSENPGRNDLCPCGSGKKYKKCCGS, translated from the coding sequence ATGTCTGACAACTTTCACTATAAATCGAACAACGAGCTGACCCCGCAGGAGTACGAAGAGCTAGAGGATTTCCTGCTTCATGAATCCGGGCTGAAACATCCGATGAACCTTGACGCGCTCGACGGCTTTATGACCTCCATGATTATCGGGCCGGATAGGCTTTTGCCGGAGGAGTGGCTGCCGCACGTCTGGGGGGCCGCCGGCTCCGACGAATCACCGGCGTTTCAGTCCGGCAAGCAGGAGGAGCGGATTACCGGCCTCATCATGCAGATGATGAACGCGCTTTCGCATCAGTTTGAAGAGAGTCCCGAGGATTATGCGCCGCTGCCAAATCTGACTACCTTTAACAACGATGAAGACCAGCGTAAAGCTGCCCGGCTTTGGTGCCGCGGATTCATCGAGGGGATGAACATGAGGCAAGATTCATGGAAATCTCTGCTGAAAGATGAAAAGGGCGCAAAGACGGTCTTCGCCATCTCCGCAGCTTCCGGCCTGTTGCGCGAAAAGCTCAACCTGGACGAGGAGAAAGAGTACGAACTGTGGAAGCTGATTCCGGAAGCGGTGCTTGAAATCAGGGATTTCTGGAGACCCGGTCATCGCCGGGAAAAGCCGGACGCAAAACAGCCAAAATCCGAGAACCCAGGCAGAAACGACCTCTGCCCGTGCGGCAGCGGCAAGAAGTACAAAAAGTGCTGCGGAAGCTGA
- the secD gene encoding protein translocase subunit SecD encodes MKNNRFKLILIAVVALVSVWSIWPTYRDYALTQKLKSFRSAEDSLKFAIDNREAIEQAKDKSLKLGLDLRGGMHLVMEVDILDLIEQKAWNKDATFTRVIDTVKKEAADQPNANVVELVAAGFKKENIKLSRYFYDMRDSDQDIVNKLNGEAKDALVRAKEIIRNRIDQYGVAEPVIQTQGSQRLVIELSGVTDEARVRKLLMGTAKLEFKLVKDPETLLRAIQRVSGAPLVAPAAPAASVAPATADSVTIATSPADSSVAATPVAAAPQPAAAGVKKLSDVIGMMPNGQVFTPEYARDQVTAVLNRPDVVALLPQDTQLLLAAKPEQTAKGEKYFPIYLVQKTPELTGGVITEAKATFSAQENQPEVLMSMNDEGTSKWARITGANIGKQIAIVLDGAVYSAPVVQSRIPSGNSVINGIGSLNEAKDLAIILKAGALPAPVRILEERTVGPSLGADYIRAGLFSLIWGFTAVAIFMIVYYNKAGIAADLALVLNILVVISVLAGFGAALTLPGIAGIVLTMGMAVDANVLIYERVREELAEGKSLRMAIDAGYNRAFSSILDSHVTTLAAAFLLYIYGVGPIQGFAVTLMIGTAASLFTAIVVTRVLFDLLMDSKFMNEKSFG; translated from the coding sequence ATGAAAAACAACCGCTTTAAACTCATTCTCATTGCCGTGGTCGCGCTGGTATCGGTTTGGTCGATCTGGCCGACCTACCGTGACTATGCCCTGACACAAAAACTCAAGAGTTTCCGTTCAGCTGAAGACAGCCTTAAGTTCGCCATCGATAATCGCGAGGCGATCGAACAGGCCAAAGACAAAAGCCTGAAGCTCGGCCTCGACCTCAGGGGCGGTATGCACCTGGTGATGGAGGTCGATATTCTCGATCTGATCGAACAGAAGGCATGGAACAAGGATGCCACTTTCACCCGCGTGATAGACACCGTCAAGAAGGAAGCCGCCGACCAGCCCAATGCCAATGTCGTCGAGCTTGTGGCTGCCGGGTTCAAAAAGGAGAATATCAAGCTCAGCCGTTACTTCTATGACATGCGTGATTCCGATCAGGATATCGTTAACAAGCTGAACGGCGAGGCTAAAGATGCGCTCGTCAGGGCGAAGGAGATCATTCGCAACCGTATCGACCAGTATGGAGTGGCCGAACCGGTGATCCAGACGCAGGGTTCGCAGCGGCTGGTTATTGAACTGTCGGGCGTTACCGACGAGGCGAGAGTTCGCAAGCTTCTGATGGGCACGGCGAAGCTGGAGTTCAAACTGGTCAAGGATCCCGAAACGCTGCTCCGCGCCATTCAGCGCGTCAGCGGTGCGCCGCTCGTCGCTCCTGCGGCACCTGCGGCTTCCGTTGCCCCGGCGACCGCCGATTCCGTAACTATAGCCACCTCGCCTGCCGACTCATCGGTGGCAGCAACGCCGGTTGCCGCCGCTCCCCAGCCTGCCGCCGCTGGTGTCAAAAAGCTTTCGGATGTGATCGGCATGATGCCGAACGGGCAGGTGTTCACTCCTGAGTATGCCCGCGATCAGGTCACGGCGGTGCTGAACCGGCCTGATGTGGTGGCCCTTTTACCGCAGGATACCCAGTTGCTGCTGGCGGCAAAACCCGAGCAGACGGCCAAGGGCGAAAAATACTTTCCGATCTATCTTGTCCAGAAAACTCCCGAACTGACGGGTGGCGTGATTACCGAGGCGAAGGCGACCTTCAGCGCCCAGGAGAATCAGCCAGAGGTGCTGATGTCGATGAATGACGAGGGCACGTCCAAGTGGGCGCGCATCACCGGGGCCAACATAGGCAAGCAGATCGCCATCGTGCTCGACGGTGCCGTGTACAGCGCTCCGGTTGTGCAGTCGAGGATTCCGAGCGGCAATTCGGTGATCAACGGCATCGGCAGCCTCAATGAGGCTAAAGACCTCGCAATCATCCTGAAGGCTGGCGCGCTGCCCGCGCCGGTGCGGATCCTCGAAGAGCGCACCGTCGGCCCGTCGCTTGGTGCCGACTACATCCGGGCCGGTCTCTTTTCTCTGATATGGGGCTTCACGGCGGTCGCTATCTTCATGATCGTCTATTATAACAAAGCGGGTATCGCCGCTGATCTGGCACTGGTGCTCAACATTCTGGTCGTCATCTCGGTGCTTGCTGGCTTTGGCGCCGCACTGACCTTGCCCGGTATTGCCGGTATCGTGCTGACGATGGGCATGGCCGTTGATGCCAACGTGCTGATTTACGAGCGTGTCCGCGAGGAGTTGGCCGAGGGCAAAAGCCTTCGCATGGCTATCGATGCCGGGTACAACCGTGCGTTTTCATCGATTCTCGACTCTCACGTCACGACGCTCGCCGCCGCTTTTCTGCTCTATATTTATGGTGTTGGCCCGATCCAGGGCTTTGCTGTTACCCTCATGATCGGTACTGCCGCGAGTCTCTTTACGGCGATCGTGGTGACCAGGGTGCTGTTCGACCTGTTGATGGACAGCAAGTTCATGAATGAAAAGAGTTTCGGATAA
- a CDS encoding succinate dehydrogenase/fumarate reductase iron-sulfur subunit, whose translation MKFTLKIWRQKNADDKGRMVSYEVDDISPDSSFLEMLDQLNQQLISKGEAPVSFDHDCREGICGACGLYINGRPHGPLKGTTTCQLHMRAFRSGETICVEPWRSGAFPVVKDLIVDRSALDKIIQAGGYISINSGGLPDANTIPVPKHDADEAFDAAACIGCGACVAACPNASPMLFVGAKVSHLALLPQGRIEASRRVQQMVAAMDALGFGNCSNTYACQAECPKEISIANIARMNREFLTAKLFAEKEKNIGFTL comes from the coding sequence ATGAAGTTCACTCTCAAAATCTGGCGGCAGAAAAACGCCGACGACAAAGGCCGGATGGTCAGCTACGAGGTCGATGATATTTCGCCCGACAGCTCGTTTCTCGAAATGCTCGACCAGCTCAACCAGCAGCTTATCAGTAAAGGCGAAGCCCCGGTGTCGTTCGATCACGACTGCCGCGAAGGAATTTGTGGAGCCTGCGGCCTCTACATCAACGGCCGTCCTCACGGCCCGCTGAAAGGCACCACCACCTGCCAGTTGCACATGCGCGCTTTCCGGAGCGGCGAGACGATCTGCGTCGAACCGTGGCGAAGCGGCGCGTTTCCGGTGGTCAAAGACCTGATTGTCGACCGCAGCGCCCTCGACAAAATCATCCAGGCGGGCGGCTACATCTCGATCAACTCCGGAGGTCTGCCCGATGCCAACACTATTCCCGTGCCCAAGCACGACGCCGACGAAGCGTTTGACGCCGCCGCCTGCATCGGCTGCGGAGCCTGCGTCGCCGCCTGTCCCAACGCCTCACCAATGCTTTTCGTTGGTGCAAAAGTCTCCCACCTCGCTCTCTTGCCCCAAGGCCGCATCGAAGCCTCGCGCCGCGTGCAGCAGATGGTCGCCGCCATGGACGCTCTCGGCTTCGGCAACTGCAGCAACACCTACGCCTGCCAGGCCGAATGTCCCAAAGAAATCTCCATCGCCAACATCGCCCGAATGAACCGTGAATTCCTCACCGCCAAACTCTTTGCGGAGAAGGAGAAGAATATCGGCTTCACGCTGTAG
- a CDS encoding succinate dehydrogenase: MDTTGQRTLSSITSKVLMALAGVFLLVFLAVHLGINMLLLVDDGGKSFSAAAGFMSSYPVIRIFELALFGGFALHIAFGVIVSIRNRSARPIRYRHASRSETSPFSKYMLHSGVVVLIFLALHFIDFYFIKLGIVAPPPGIERHDFYRRAVVLFTDQAASSIYMVAFVFLGFHLNHALQAAIQTLGLNHSRHAAVIKAVSTVYAIVIAGGFMAIPLRFTLFN; encoded by the coding sequence ATGGACACCACCGGACAGAGAACACTCTCATCCATTACCAGCAAGGTGCTTATGGCGCTGGCTGGAGTATTTCTGCTCGTGTTCCTCGCGGTGCATCTCGGCATCAACATGCTGCTGCTGGTCGATGATGGTGGCAAATCCTTTTCGGCGGCGGCGGGCTTCATGAGCAGCTATCCGGTGATCAGGATTTTCGAGCTTGCGCTCTTCGGTGGCTTTGCGCTGCACATCGCTTTCGGAGTGATTGTGAGCATCCGGAACCGCAGCGCGCGTCCGATTCGTTACCGTCACGCAAGCCGCTCTGAAACTTCGCCGTTCTCGAAGTACATGCTGCACAGCGGCGTGGTGGTGCTGATCTTCCTCGCGCTCCACTTCATCGATTTCTATTTCATCAAGCTTGGCATCGTTGCACCGCCGCCGGGCATCGAGCGGCACGATTTTTATCGCCGCGCGGTGGTGCTGTTCACCGACCAGGCCGCTTCGTCTATCTACATGGTCGCGTTTGTTTTTCTCGGATTTCACCTGAACCACGCGCTTCAGGCTGCCATCCAGACGCTCGGCCTGAACCATTCGCGGCACGCCGCAGTCATCAAGGCGGTGAGCACCGTTTACGCCATCGTCATCGCGGGCGGGTTCATGGCGATTCCGCTCCGCTTCACCCTGTTCAACTAA